In one window of Mercurialis annua linkage group LG4, ddMerAnnu1.2, whole genome shotgun sequence DNA:
- the LOC126678956 gene encoding signal recognition particle 14 kDa protein-like, translating into MTDLLNTPMLFQILLSNEKQTLLQQVIQIEYCIMVLLQLDPFLNELTTMFEQSTQSGSVWVTLKRSSLKSKVQRNKMNTHGEPIEYRCLIRATNGKKTVSTSVGAKDHQRFQASYATILKAHMTALKKRERKDKKKAIVADKTEAGLKKPKRA; encoded by the exons ATGACAGATCTATTAAATACGCCAATGCTTTTTCAAATTCTCCTTTCAAACGAAAAGCAAACACTCTTACAACAAGTCATCCAAATCGAGTACTGCATCATG GTTTTATTACAACTAGACCCGTTCCTTAACGAACTGACAACCATGTTTGAACAAAGTACTCAATCAGGCTCTGTTTGGGTCACTCTTAAACGAT CATCATTGAAGTCCAAGGTGCAGAGGAATAAAATGAACACGCATGGTGAACCTATTGAGTATAGGTGCCTCATTCGTGCTACCAATGGCAAGAAGACTGTCTCTACTTCG GTTGGGGCAAAGGATCACCAGCGGTTTCAAGCTTCTTACGCGACCATTCTCAAGGCGCACATGACGGCTTTAAAGAAGCGGGAGAGAAAGGACAAGAAAAAGGCAATTGTAGCAGATAAAACAGAAGCAGGCTTAAAGAAACCAAAGAGAGCCTGA
- the LOC126678955 gene encoding uncharacterized protein LOC126678955, which produces MASTSISMATNSVRTYSSCNYISNPKNNSFFAITASTRSFNLRLVPRRTVLKHVFKPLSAVSSGLETTIPDAKDNAIILKKAQVVVESAEENKIQLRVDLPGDETEKVFGKVLADLARSAPPVPGFRREKGGKTSKVPREFLLQILGEERVTNFVIQEIVSSSVADYVKKENLKVKENKVTTIQEAEELKKLFTPGNDFGFNAVLELEETESDSDTETDSESETESESETKTET; this is translated from the exons ATGGCTTCCACATCAATTTCAATGGCAACAAACTCAGTCAGAACTTACTCTTCTTGCAATTACATTTCGAACCCTAAAAACAACTCCTTCTTTGCTATTACTGCTTCTACAAGAAGCTTCAATTTGAGACTAGTACCAAGAAGAACAGTACTTAAACATGTATTCAAGCCACTATCTGCAGTTAGCTCAG gGTTAGAGACAACAATTCCTGATGCAAAGGACAATGCAATAATACTAAAGAAAGCTCAAGTAGTGGTAGAGTCCGCGGAAGAAAACAAGATTCAG CTAAGGGTGGACTTGCCTGGAGATGAGACTGAAAAGGTTTTCGGTAAGGTTTTGGCGGATTTGGCTCGCTCAGCTCCTCCAGTTCCGGGGTTTAGGAGAGAAAAAGGAG gaaaaacatcaaag GTTCCTCGAGAATTCCTTCTACAGATTCTTGGCGAGGAGCGTGTCACCAATTTTGTGATTCAAGAAATAGTTAGCTCCTCAGTCGCAGATTATGTGAAGAAG GAAAATCTGAAGGTGAAAGAGAATAAAGTTACCACCATACAAGAGGCAGAAGAACTCAAAAAGTTGTTTACACCAGGAAACGACTTCGGGTTTAATGCTGTCCTCGAGCTTGAGGAAACGGAAAGCGATAGCGACACTGAAACCGATTCTGAAAGCGAAACTGAAAGCGAAAGCGAAACCAAAACTGAAACATGA
- the LOC126678191 gene encoding U-box domain-containing protein 21-like: MMLYWRKRKATSSARNKKFHEISNGAILEMDIMIPTHFKCPISLELMKDPVTLSTGITYDRESIEKWIESGHNTCPLTNQVIPTFDKIPNHSIRKMIQSWCVDNRSFGVERIPTPRIPVTPHDISEICKRITAATQRGDFKKCTELVEKIKDWGKESERNKKCIAENGVGCVLSVAFEFFAGLSMEKHADLLVEILSVIIWMFPLGTEGQSKLGSMISLRCMLWILRNGDLSAIQNAVIVLKELLSLDQNHASTLSEIEGVIQELVNLIKKPICPSATKASLMVIFHMLSPSSISEKIVSTFVELGLVSLIVEILVEGNKGISERALGVLDHICDSKEGREKAYENALIVPVLFQKILVSSDFSVSILWKLCKNDQRKKGGVVAEALELKIGAFQKLLILLQVSCGENTKEKVKEVLKMLNLHRVKDDCPDSSMELRYLKKSY; this comes from the coding sequence ATGATGTTATATTGGAGAAAAAGAAAAGCTACTTCTAGtgcaagaaataaaaaatttcatgaGATTTCTAATGGTGCAATCTTGGAGATGGATATAATGATTCCGACGCATTTTAAGTGTCCGATTTCTCTAGAGTTGATGAAAGATCCCGTAACCCTATCGACGGGGATCACCTACGATAGAGAAAGCATCGAGAAATGGATCGAATCGGGTCACAATACTTGTCCTCTTACTAATCAAGTCATTCCAACTTTTGATAAAATACCAAACCATTCAATTCGCAAGATGATTCAAAGTTGGTGCGTAGATAATCGTTCTTTCGGAGTTGAACGAATCCCTACGCCTCGGATTCCCGTCACTCCTCACGATATATCCGAGATTTGTAAGAGAATTACGGCTGCTACTCAACGTGGGGATTTCAAGAAATGCACGGAATTAGTTGAAAAAATCAAGGACTGGGGAAAAGAAAGCGAACGGAACAAGAAATGCATAGCAGAGAACGGAGTCGGCTGTGTTCTGTCGGTTGCTTTCGAGTTTTTCGCAGGTTTATCAATGGAGAAACACGCAGATTTACTAGTGGAGATTCTATCCGTTATTATATGGATGTTTCCGCTCGGTACAGAAGGCCAATCGAAGCTCGGATCGATGATATCGCTACGTTGCATGTTATGGATATTAAGAAATGGAGATCTTTCAGCTATACAAAATGCAGTTATAGTACTAAAAGAGCTTCTTTCATTAGATCAGAACCATGCAAGTACATTATCCGAAATCGAAGGAGTTATTCAAGAGCTAGTTAACCTAATCAAGAAACCAATTTGCCCTTCCGCTACAAAAGCATCATTAATGGTGATATTCCACATGTTATCACCATCCTCAATAAGCGAAAAGATCGTATCGACATTCGTTGAACTCGGGTTAGTCTCATTGATTGTTGAAATTCTTGTGGAAGGAAACAAAGGAATAAGTGAGAGAGCCTTAGGTGTTTTGGATCATATTTGTGATTCAAAAGAAGGGAGAGAAAAAGCATATGAAAATGCTTTAATTGTTCCGGTTTTGTTTCAGAAGATTTTGGTTTCATCAGATTTCTCGGTTTCAATTCTATGGAAGCTTTGCAAGAATGATCAGAGGAAAAAAGGTGGTGTTGTAGCTGAAGCACTTGAACTTAAAATTGGTGCTTTTCAAAAGCTATTGATTCTATTGCAAGTTAGTTGTGGAGAAAATACAAAGGAGAAGGTTAAAGAGGTGctaaagatgttgaatcttcATAGAGTTAAAGATGATTGTCCTGATTCATCAATGGAGTTGAGGTATCTCAAGAAGTCGTATTAG
- the LOC126678791 gene encoding uncharacterized protein LOC126678791 → MGKEKIFFDSDETKGKKRPARTVEVDSQILEIVLHYDGEFGEGGYLWGDVCARCFDISQLSLNRLDLWAKKIGVKGLVMYYWRQPELDYHRGIKPLEHDRDVEEMARAALKEGVVDVYVRYLTSDDVHNLVPESGPKLELKEIEEDGPFEPVEDGPVEAVEDAAGVEEGPGDELLLLEWYGTEDEGQVEALEVEIAAAEGPSDVAEGPEEGCSKKQKNK, encoded by the exons ATGGGAAAAGAAAAGATCTTCTTCGACAGTGATGAGACGAAAGGGAAGAAACGGCCAG CCCGTACTGTGGAAGTGGATTCTCAGATCCTGGAAATTGTTCTGCACTATGATGGAGAATTTGGAGAAGGTGGTTATTTGTGGGGCGACGTGTGTGCAAGATGTTTTGACATTTCCCAACTGTCACTGAATAGGCTTGATTTGTGGGCCAAAAAAATTGGAGTGAAGGGGCTGGTTATGTATTATTGGAGGCAGCCAGAGTTGGACTATCATCGAGGGATAAAACCTCTTGAACATGATAGAGATGTTGAGGAGATGGCAAGGGCTGCACTAAAAGAAGGTGTGGTTGATGTCTACGTTCGATATTTAACCTCTGATGATGTGCATAATTTGGTGCCTGAGAGTGGACCCAAGTTAGAAttgaaagaaattgaagaagatggtccATTTGAGCCAGTTGAAGATGGTCCAGTGGAGGCAGTTGAAGATGCCGCGGGAGTTGAAGAAGGTCCAGGTGATGAATTATTGTTGCTAGAGTGGTACGGCACTGAAGATGAGGGCCAAGTAGAAGCCTTGGAAGTGGAGATTGCTGCTGCTGAAGGCCCATCTGATGTGGCTGAAGGTCCAGAAGAAGGGTGCAGCAAAAAACagaagaacaaataa
- the LOC126678656 gene encoding E3 ubiquitin-protein ligase SINA-like 10, producing the protein MGFPRNPFITPVPSVCENGYATCNSCSEKTQKCHSCTLPIRRMRNRILEDVADSLRVCCSFKNYGCPATVRYPEKSNHEKFCSFIECSCPIEVCNVKGTSEMIYAHCKVMHKDFVKPFVFCRKFPVSVRLNDNFFILQEENTDIVFVLNNTTCSYGNILTICCLAPSQAGCCPYEIEVNANSSHKFHSTTQNIQGTGNYYRSFSGFLLDSDHEFFADGMIKMEFCVYRAPELA; encoded by the exons ATGGGTTTTCCAAGAAACCCTTTCATTACACCCGTTCCATCAGTT TGTGAAAATGGGTATGCAACATGCAACTCATGCTCGGAGAAGACTCAGAAGTGCCATTCTTGCACCCTGCCTATCAGAAGAATGAGGAACCGGATTCTTGAAGATGTTGCTGACTCTTTGAGAGTTTGTTGCTCGTTCAAGAATTATGGATGCCCAGCAACTGTGAGGTACCCCGAAAAGAGCAACCACGAAAAGTTCTGTTCTTTCATAGAGTGCTCATGCCCCATTGAAGTTTGCAATGTTAAGGGAACCTCTGAAATGATTTATGCTCACTGTAAAGTGATGCATAAAGATTTTGTGAAGCCGTTTGTTTTTTGTCGTAAATTCCCTGTTTCTGTTCGGCTGAATGATAATTTCTTTATTCTCCAAGAGGAAAACACAGACATTGTGTTTGTTCTGAACAACACAACGTGTTCTTATGGGAATATTCTTACAATCTGTTGTCTTGCACCGTCACAAGCTGGATGCTGCCCCTATGAAATTGAAGTGAATGCCAACTCAAGTCACAAGTTTCACAGTACTACCCAGAACATTCAAGGCACCGGCAATTACTATCGTTCTTTTTCAGGGTTCCTTCTTGATAGTGACCACGAATTTTTTGCTGACGGTATGATCAAGATGGAGTTTTGTGTTTATCGCGCACCGGAGCTTGCTTAA
- the LOC126678659 gene encoding uncharacterized protein LOC126678659 isoform X1 — protein MKVQHIIQLNTQPLSENPRLIFFLTSLPIDLHSQDTTTMEGQAKQVVCDCGIPCRMQISSTERNPGRRFYGCSKRNNQCDFFAWVDNDMAYQMTMVRNLKSEVNGMTEERNKALLELVHAHTQVAAKTDELEQLNEAFEGLKESIEMYHEENVLMIQDSGLQLMEINTLKKHVKLMEVKCSDMERKNKIMRLGFFVAFTIAGCSLSVACLKKK, from the exons ATGAAGGTGCAACACATTATTCAACTGAACACTCAACCCCTTTCTGAAAACCCTcgtctcattttttttcttaccaGCCTTCCCATAGATCTCCACTCCCAAGACACAACGACAATGGAAGGACAAGCTAAACAAGTTGTGTGCGACTGTGGAATTCCATGCCGTATGCAGATTTCCTCCACCGAACGAAATCCAGGACGGAGATTTTACGGCTGTTCGAAGAGAAAT AATCAATGCGATTTTTTTGCGTGGGTGGATAACGACATGGCCTATCAGATGACGATGGTCAGGAATTTGAAAAGTGAGGTTAATGGCATGACTGAAGAACGCAACAAAGCTCTACTGGAACTAGTTCATGCCCATACTCAGGTGGCGGCTAAAACTGACGAACTGGAGCAACTTAATGAGGCCTTCGAGGGATTGAAGGAGTCCATTGAGATGTACCACGAAGAAAATGTGCTTATGATCCAGGATAGTGGTCTGCAACTTATGGAGATAAACACTCTGAAGAAACACGTCAAGCTGATGGAAGTCAAGTGCTCAGACATGGAGAGGAAAAACAAGATCATGAGGCTTGGTTTTTTTGTGGCATTTACAATTGCCGGTTGCAGTTTATCCGTTGCTTGTTTGAAGAAAAAATGA
- the LOC126678659 gene encoding uncharacterized protein LOC126678659 isoform X3: MEGQAKQVVCDCGIPCRMQISSTERNPGRRFYGCSKRNNQCDFFAWVDNDMAYQMTMVRNLKSEVNGMTEERNKALLELVHAHTQVAAKTDELEQLNEAFEGLKESIEMYHEENVLMIQDSGLQLMEINTLKKHVKLMEVKCSDMERKNKIMRLGFFVAFTIAGCSLSVACLKKK, translated from the exons ATGGAAGGACAAGCTAAACAAGTTGTGTGCGACTGTGGAATTCCATGCCGTATGCAGATTTCCTCCACCGAACGAAATCCAGGACGGAGATTTTACGGCTGTTCGAAGAGAAAT AATCAATGCGATTTTTTTGCGTGGGTGGATAACGACATGGCCTATCAGATGACGATGGTCAGGAATTTGAAAAGTGAGGTTAATGGCATGACTGAAGAACGCAACAAAGCTCTACTGGAACTAGTTCATGCCCATACTCAGGTGGCGGCTAAAACTGACGAACTGGAGCAACTTAATGAGGCCTTCGAGGGATTGAAGGAGTCCATTGAGATGTACCACGAAGAAAATGTGCTTATGATCCAGGATAGTGGTCTGCAACTTATGGAGATAAACACTCTGAAGAAACACGTCAAGCTGATGGAAGTCAAGTGCTCAGACATGGAGAGGAAAAACAAGATCATGAGGCTTGGTTTTTTTGTGGCATTTACAATTGCCGGTTGCAGTTTATCCGTTGCTTGTTTGAAGAAAAAATGA
- the LOC126678659 gene encoding uncharacterized protein LOC126678659 isoform X2 — translation MKVQHIIQLNTQPLSENPRLIFFLTSLPIDLHSQDTTTMEGQAKQVVCDCGIPCRMQISSTERNPGRRFYGCSKRNMTMVRNLKSEVNGMTEERNKALLELVHAHTQVAAKTDELEQLNEAFEGLKESIEMYHEENVLMIQDSGLQLMEINTLKKHVKLMEVKCSDMERKNKIMRLGFFVAFTIAGCSLSVACLKKK, via the exons ATGAAGGTGCAACACATTATTCAACTGAACACTCAACCCCTTTCTGAAAACCCTcgtctcattttttttcttaccaGCCTTCCCATAGATCTCCACTCCCAAGACACAACGACAATGGAAGGACAAGCTAAACAAGTTGTGTGCGACTGTGGAATTCCATGCCGTATGCAGATTTCCTCCACCGAACGAAATCCAGGACGGAGATTTTACGGCTGTTCGAAGAGAAAT ATGACGATGGTCAGGAATTTGAAAAGTGAGGTTAATGGCATGACTGAAGAACGCAACAAAGCTCTACTGGAACTAGTTCATGCCCATACTCAGGTGGCGGCTAAAACTGACGAACTGGAGCAACTTAATGAGGCCTTCGAGGGATTGAAGGAGTCCATTGAGATGTACCACGAAGAAAATGTGCTTATGATCCAGGATAGTGGTCTGCAACTTATGGAGATAAACACTCTGAAGAAACACGTCAAGCTGATGGAAGTCAAGTGCTCAGACATGGAGAGGAAAAACAAGATCATGAGGCTTGGTTTTTTTGTGGCATTTACAATTGCCGGTTGCAGTTTATCCGTTGCTTGTTTGAAGAAAAAATGA
- the LOC126678657 gene encoding uncharacterized protein At4g04775-like, producing the protein MAEGFSEEDYVDGFPVCNVPKCKCGLEAKVMVCWTEKHPGRRFFRCPNAKMRVNRCPFFMWYDEEYAPHLKHMLYTMKRSNGELQKEGEKLRGDVFELKHLIDRASIIDAIEVEDELLKAANKIEGMELELTDLYAANRGLQMEIRELKNELTAARIRENNRGTEGL; encoded by the exons ATGGCCGAAGGATTTTCAGAAGAGGATTATGTAGATGGATTCCCTGTGTGCAATGTTCCTAAATGCAAATGCGGATTGGAGGCGAAGGTCATGGTGTGTTGGACTGAAAAGCATCCTGGGAGGCGATTCTTTCGATGTCCAAATGCTAAG ATGCGGGTGAATCGATGCCCCTTCTTCATGTGGTATGACGAGGAATATGCTCCTCACCTGAAGCACATGTTGTATACTATGAAGAGATCAAATGGAGAGCTACAGAAAGAAGGGGAAAAGCTCAGAGGAGATGTATTCGAGCTGAAGCATTTGATTGACAGAGCAAGTATAATTGATGCAATTGAAGTGGAGGACGAGCTTCTTAAAGCTGCTAACAAAATTGAGGGGATGGAGCTGGAGCTAACAGACTTGTATGCTGCAAATAGGGGACTGCAGATGGAGATTAGAGAATTGAAGAATGAACTCACAGCTGCTCGGATTAGAGAAAATAATAGGGGAACTGAAGGCTTATAA
- the LOC126678660 gene encoding tetraspanin-8-like → MSSNIISRKLAISFINHSCLLLGLAASFSWLYFGQRVSSWGRALHPNPLVDLGLLSLAVWLFKKMTCWFFPSRKTKITNLISLAMLQILIMIILVMGYAMVVTHKGEGRVVPGKAYKEYDRGDFSKEFIRACSSGESQTGLMYDAAADSGVCTRFGEQFNHLNELEFYNTNLTPLQSGCCKPPSYCPYEFKNATIWKEKYLRKYFFKKDCMYWINEGEKTLLDGYCFYCDSCMGAILFNIKSEWRHMVLTDTLVFISLLLFYSLRRRFFFYFH, encoded by the exons ATGTCAAGCAATATCATCAGCAGAAAGTTGGCGATAAGTTTCATCAACCACTCGTGTTTGTTATTAGGACTAGCAGCTTCGTTTTCATGGCTATACTTTGGCCAGCGCGTGAGTTCTTGGGGAAGAGCTCTTCATCCGAACCCCCTCGTAGACCTGGGGCTATTATCGTTGGCTGTATGGCTCTTTAAGAAGATGACGTGCTGGTTTTTTCCGAGTCGCAAAACAAAGATAACCAATTTGATTTCTCTGGCCATGCTTCAAATCCTCATCATGATCATCCTGGTCATGGGTTATGCCATGGTGGTCACCCATAAGGGAGAAGGAAGGGTAGTTCCTGGAAAAGCCTACAAAGAGTATGATCGTGGGGACTTTTCCAAGGAGTTTATCAGAGCATGTTCATCAGGAGAATCACAGACGGGTCTTATGTACGATGCGGCAGCAGATTCCGGAGTTTGCACTAGATTTGGAGAGCAATTCAATCATCTTAATGAGTTGGAGTTCTACAATACCAATTTGACTCCATTACag TCAGGTTGCTGTAAACCGCCCAGCTATTGTCCTTATGAGTTCAAGAATGCAACAATTTGGAAAGAAAAATACCTCAGAAAATACTTTTTCAAAAAAGACTGTATGTATTGGATAAATGAAGGTGAAAAAACACTACTGGATGGGTACTGTTTCTATTGCGATTCGTGCATGGGTGCCATACTTTTCAACATAAAGTCGGAATGGAGACATATGGTCCTTACCGATACACTTGTATTTATATCATTGCTCCTTTTCTACTCATTACGCCGtcgtttttttttctatttccaTTAA
- the LOC126676562 gene encoding uncharacterized oxidoreductase At4g09670-like isoform X1 → MDGSMWLHHPTIAKIMEILSDLNQIGPLHFIYSSSTFLAASEFVDSDIRVKPEMDGLGALGDLDSMMELKLVGTNGSVHLMDFIIPFQEHASFNHSLECEV, encoded by the exons ATGGATGGTTCTATGTGGTTGCATCATCCCACAATTGCCAAAATCATGGAAATTCTTTCTGATCTCAACCAAATTGGACCACTTCATTTT ATCTACAGCTCATCAACATTCTTAGCAGCTTCAGAATTTGTAGACAGTGATATAAGAGTTAAACCAGAGATGGATGGTCTTGGTGCACTTGGTGACTTAG ATTCAATGATGGAGTTGAAACTAGTCGGTACCAACGGATCGGTCCATCTCATGGACTTCATCATACCATTTCAAGAACATGCTAGCTTTAACCACTCATTGGAATGTGAAGTCTGA
- the LOC126676562 gene encoding uncharacterized oxidoreductase At4g09670-like isoform X2, whose protein sequence is MDGSMWLHHPTIAKIMEILSDLNQIGPLHFIYSSSTFLAASEFVDSDIRVKPEMDGLGALGDLGWYCIVSILWIQ, encoded by the exons ATGGATGGTTCTATGTGGTTGCATCATCCCACAATTGCCAAAATCATGGAAATTCTTTCTGATCTCAACCAAATTGGACCACTTCATTTT ATCTACAGCTCATCAACATTCTTAGCAGCTTCAGAATTTGTAGACAGTGATATAAGAGTTAAACCAGAGATGGATGGTCTTGGTGCACTTGGTGACTTAGGTTGGTACTGCATTGTCTCCATCTTATGG ATTCAATGA
- the LOC126676561 gene encoding importin subunit beta-3-like, which translates to MGEIITQLEMEVTNFSAQMQDQAFQFLCSNDIKPMETLFSFLFSNQQSQISEAHNLLLCAKHHHPGLLFIKLLFILRYAPEIDTRSNSAYVLSFFRVQNLWPKLTHSAQENMKTQVLDFIKTEDSMHVLRVSCGFVAELLGEAYKCNGEWPEFLEFLEGLLASGIDKFQEISLLVFAKLPDEGRRLICVALFSRVEVLYKGVLSSLNSKNVDVKIAAFGAVISLVHLFSVSLNVDRLNILLCKMMTELFDLLKRSEQESARQGLQEFVRLAREEPQVLKSCVNYLVSGMLKIAESENLKAETKICAFQFLTNVLKVKDLALELLILPSERLFLIAMEMLPGTPYDDLWSEMRSLEDDTPREIGTYSWGIKFLSQMSNVSSPQNIVCIAFKILPTYVNACQWQKREAGITMLAVISNSKECSYEIALMGDYLNQAVNIITKSFKDTSPEVRLAAFHFMQLPTDLVGVIQTIHHSRIWPAFIAALDRSQVSRVEEEIVSAILCFLKSIPPNCLAGFTNPDVLTRRLLRLLERGRNKSAQCRAIAMRTFNTLAAQLDGVCLEYCARYLPVLLQACSDTKSELKKEAMYGIRICVEFGGAAFRHLIKNVLITLGNVIAYPNQSCVEDLKASDIAVSAVGKIFEFHQDFINEIELVPIWLNYLPLKNDLTAAKDVHDQLCSMVERSEGQLFNSNYELLRKILSIFIEVISEGDKLATLQTLGRMRNWLKRMWVTYPDTLLNPIIFSLPANHQQVLIMEIGSAN; encoded by the exons ATGGGGGAGATCATCACACAATTGGAAATGGAAGTTACAAATTTCTCAGCACAAATGCAAGATCAagcatttcaatttttatgctCAAATGACATCAAACCAATGGAAACCCTGTTCTCGTTTCTATTTTCCAATCAACAATCACAAATATCTGAAGCGCATAATCTACTCCTCTGCGCTAAACACCACCACCCAGGTCTTCTGTTCATCAAGCTTCTCTTCATCCTTAGATACGCTCCTGAAATAGACACCCGTTCAAATTCTGCTTATGTTCTAAGTTTCTTTAGAGTTCAAAACTTGTGGCCTAAGTTAACTCATTCGGCTCAAGAAAACATGAAAACCCAGGTTcttgattttattaaaacagAGGATTCGATGCATGTTTTAAGGGTTTCTTGCGGGTTTGTGGCAGAATTACTAGGTGAAGCTTATAAATGTAACGGTGAATGGCCCGAGTTTCTTGAATTTTTAGAAGGGTTATTAGCTTCGGGTATTGATAAGTTTCAGGAAATTAGTTTATTAGTGTTTGCTAAGTTGCCTGATGAGGGTAGGAGGTTGATCTGTGTCGCTTTATTTTCGCGAGTTGAGGTTTTGTATAAAGGGGTTTTGTCTTCGTTGAATTCGAAAAATGTTGATGTGAAGATCGCTGCTTTTGGGGCTGTGATTAGTTTGGTTCATTTGTTTTCTGTTTCTTTAAATGTTGAtaggttaaacattttgttgTGTAAGATGATGACGGAATTGTTTGATTTGTTGAAACGTAGTGAACAGGAATCTGCTCGACAGGGTTTGCAGGAATTTGTCAGATTGGCGAGGGAAGAGCCTCAGGTTTTGAAGTCTTGTGTGAATTATTTAGTTTCGGGTATGCTTAAGATAGCTGAGAGCGAAAATCTTAAGGCTGAAACAAAAATTTGTGCATTTCAGTTTCTGACGAATGTACTAAAAGTAAAAGATTTGGCATTAGAATTGCTGATTCTTCCTTCTGAAAGATTGTTTCTTATTGCAATGGAAATGCTACCTGGTACCCCTTATGATGATTTGTGGTCTGAGATGAGAAGTTTGGAGGATGATACTCCAAGGGAAATTGGCACATATAGTTGGGGAATCAAGTTCTTGAGCCaaatgtcaaacgtttcaaGTCCCCAAAACATAGTGTGTAttgcttttaaaattttaccaaCTTATGTGAATGCATGTCAGTGGCAGAAACGTGAAGCAGGAATTACTATGCTTGCTGTGATATCTAACTCTAAGGAGTGCTCGTATGAAATT GCACTAATGGGAGATTACTTGAACCAAGCTGTGAACATAATCACGAAATCATTTAAAGATACTTCTCCCGAAGTTCGCTTAGCAGCTTTTCATTTTATGCAATTACCAACAGATTTGGTTGGTGTGATTCAAACTATTCATCATTCAAGGATTTGGCCTGCATTTATTGCTGCACTTGACCGGTCACAGGTTTCTAGAGTAGAG GAAGAAATTGTCTCTGCAATTCTCTGTTTTCTAAAGAGTATCCCTCCAAATTGCTTGGCTGGCTTCACCAATCCAGATGTTTTAACGAGAAGATTACTTCGGTTGCTAGAG AGGGGTAGAAACAAAAGTGCACAATGCAGAGCCATTGCAATGCGTACTTTTAATACTCTGGCAGCACAGCTGGATGGAGTATGTCTCGA GTATTGTGCCCGTTACCTTCCAGTCTTGTTACAAGCTTGCAGCGATACGAAATCGGAGCTTAAAAAG GAAGCTATGTATGGAATTCGAATTTGTGTAGAGTTTGGTGGTGCTGCTTTCAGACACCTTATCAAAA ATGTTCTTATCACACTAGGCAATGTGATTGCATATCCTAATCAATCATGTGTGGAGGATTTGAAGGCATCTGACATTGCTGTTAGTGCTGTTGGAAAAATATTTGAGTTTCATCAAGACTTCATAAATGAAATTGAG CTAGTTCCCATCTGGTTAAACTACTTGCCTCTCAAAAATGATTTAACTGCTGCCAAAGATGTCCATGATCAGCTCTGTTCAATGGTTGAAAG ATCAGAAGGGCAGcttttcaattccaattatGAACTCCTCCGAAAAATTCTCTCTATTTTTATTGAG GTTATTAGTGAAGGAGACAAGTTAGCCACACTGCAAACCTTGGGCAGAATGAGAAATTGGCTAAAGCGAATGTGGGTGACATATCCAGATACTCTGTTGAATCCAATTATATTCTCATTACCTGCCAATCATCAGCAAGTGCTAATAATGGAAATTGGTTCTGCGAATTAA